From the genome of Eucalyptus grandis isolate ANBG69807.140 chromosome 2, ASM1654582v1, whole genome shotgun sequence, one region includes:
- the LOC120290484 gene encoding lipid phosphate phosphatase 2-like — MPDIEWGSHTPQSQVATIHKHGWLILLLLLVIEAILLMIEPFRRLAGEDIMTDMKYPPLKTNTGLFWAVPILAIVLPFVVFLVCCFTCDNFHDFRAAILGVISSVVLTAMITDALKDTVGQQRPDLFWRSFPHGIGVFDPMMKDVICHGDKAVIKESYKSFPSGHPSCEYT, encoded by the exons ATGCCAGACATCGAGTGGGGATCTCACACTCCTCAATCCCAGGTGGCGACGATACATAAACATGGATGGCtcattcttttgcttctcttggtGATAGAAGCCATCTTGCTTATGATAGAACCGTTTCGCCGTCTTGCAGGAGAAGACATAATGACAGACATGAAATACCCTCCTCTTAAGACCAACACTGGGCTCTTTTGGGCTGTCCCG ATTCTCGCCATAGTGCTTCCGTTTGTCGTCTTTCTCGTTTGCTGCTTCACCTGCGACAACTTTCATGACTTCCGTGCTGCGATCTTGG GGGTTATATCTTCCGTGGTTTTGACTGCGATGATCACTGATGCTCTGAAAGATACTGTTGGACAACAGAGACCAGACTTGTTCTGGCGGAGTTTCCCTCATGGAATAGGG GTTTTTGATCCTATGATGAAGGATGTCATCTGTCATGGAGATAAGGCTGTGATAAAGGAAAGCTACAAAAGCTTCCCCAGTGGGCATCCCTCTTGTGAGTATACGTGA